Proteins encoded within one genomic window of Streptomyces taklimakanensis:
- a CDS encoding phosphotransferase yields MASGKSTVAQLRLRYRLSASTADAYAEAGRTAVVQDVLLGEEPARYTTLVHTRPLYVVVLAPGPDAVAAREAGRAKKGYGAWTVREPDRSLREETPRLGLWLDTSDRTPGETVDAILAALPAARVR; encoded by the coding sequence ATGGCCTCCGGCAAGTCGACCGTCGCCCAACTCCGCCTGCGGTACCGCCTGTCGGCCTCGACGGCCGACGCCTACGCCGAAGCCGGCCGGACCGCCGTCGTCCAGGACGTCCTGCTCGGCGAGGAGCCGGCCCGCTACACCACCTTGGTCCATACGCGCCCGCTGTACGTGGTGGTGCTCGCCCCGGGCCCCGACGCGGTCGCGGCCCGCGAGGCGGGGCGCGCGAAGAAGGGGTACGGCGCGTGGACGGTCCGGGAGCCGGACCGCTCGTTGCGCGAGGAGACCCCGCGCCTGGGCCTGTGGCTGGACACCTCCGACCGGACGCCGGGGGAGACGGTGGACGCGATCCTGGCCGCCCTCCCCGCCGCCCGCGTCCGCTGA